One genomic window of Streptomyces sp. WP-1 includes the following:
- the pyk gene encoding pyruvate kinase yields MRRSKIVCTLGPAVDSHEKLVAMIEAGMNVARFNFSHGSHAEHQARYDRVRAAAKETGRPIGVLADLQGPKIRLETFAEGPVELRRGDEFVITTEDVPGDRHICGTTYKGLPGDVGRGDQILINDGNVELKVVDVAGPQVRTIVIEGGVVSDHKGINLPGAAVNVPALSEKDVEDLRFALRMGCDMVALSFVRDAKDVQDVHRVMDEEGRRVPVIAKVEKPQAVENMQDVVDAFDAVMVARGDLAVEYPLEKVPMVQKRLIELCRRNAKPVIVATQMMESMITNSRPTRAEASDVANAILDGADAVMLSAESSVGAYPVETVKTMSKIVQAAEQELLSKGLQPLVPGKKPRTQGGSVARAACEIADFLGGRGLVAFTQSGDTARRLSRYRAAQPILAFTTEESTRNQLTLSWGVEPYVVPFVNTTDDMVDQVDQELAKLARFEKGATVVITAGSPPGVPGTTNMIRVHHLGTDN; encoded by the coding sequence ATGCGCCGTTCGAAAATCGTCTGTACTCTCGGCCCCGCGGTCGACTCCCACGAGAAGCTCGTCGCCATGATCGAGGCGGGCATGAACGTGGCCCGCTTCAACTTCAGCCACGGCTCCCACGCCGAGCACCAGGCGCGGTACGACCGCGTCCGGGCCGCCGCCAAGGAGACCGGCCGGCCCATCGGTGTCCTCGCCGACCTCCAGGGTCCGAAGATCCGCCTGGAGACCTTCGCCGAGGGCCCGGTCGAGCTGCGGCGCGGCGACGAGTTCGTCATCACCACCGAGGACGTGCCCGGCGACCGGCACATCTGCGGGACGACGTACAAGGGGCTGCCGGGCGATGTCGGGCGCGGCGACCAGATCCTGATCAACGACGGCAACGTCGAGCTGAAGGTCGTGGACGTGGCGGGCCCCCAGGTGCGGACGATCGTGATCGAGGGCGGTGTCGTCTCCGACCACAAGGGCATCAACCTGCCCGGCGCGGCCGTCAACGTGCCCGCGCTGAGCGAGAAGGACGTCGAGGACCTGCGGTTCGCGCTGCGCATGGGCTGCGACATGGTCGCGCTGTCCTTCGTGCGGGACGCCAAGGACGTCCAGGACGTGCACCGCGTCATGGACGAGGAGGGCCGCCGGGTCCCGGTCATCGCCAAGGTGGAGAAGCCGCAGGCGGTGGAGAACATGCAGGACGTCGTCGACGCGTTCGACGCGGTGATGGTGGCCCGCGGTGACCTCGCGGTGGAGTACCCGCTCGAAAAGGTCCCGATGGTGCAGAAGCGCCTGATCGAGCTGTGCCGGCGCAACGCCAAGCCGGTGATCGTGGCGACCCAGATGATGGAGTCGATGATCACCAACTCCCGGCCGACCCGCGCCGAGGCCTCCGACGTGGCCAACGCGATCCTGGACGGCGCCGACGCGGTGATGCTGTCCGCCGAGTCCTCGGTGGGCGCCTACCCGGTCGAGACGGTCAAGACCATGTCGAAGATCGTCCAGGCCGCCGAGCAGGAGCTGCTCTCCAAGGGCCTGCAGCCGCTGGTGCCGGGCAAGAAGCCGCGCACGCAGGGCGGTTCGGTGGCCCGCGCGGCCTGCGAGATCGCCGACTTCCTCGGCGGCCGGGGCCTGGTGGCGTTCACCCAGTCCGGTGACACCGCGCGCCGCCTGTCGCGCTATCGCGCCGCCCAGCCGATCCTCGCCTTCACCACCGAGGAGTCCACCCGCAACCAGCTCACGCTGAGCTGGGGCGTGGAGCCGTACGTGGTGCCGTTCGTGAACACCACCGACGACATGGTCGACCAGGTGGACCAGGAGCTGGCGAAGCTGGCCCGCTTCGAGAAGGGCGCCACCGTGGTCATCACGGCCGGCTCGCCCCCCGGTGTCCCCGGCACCACCAACATGATCCGGGTGCACCACCTGGGCACCGACAACTGA
- a CDS encoding DUF6114 domain-containing protein — protein MSAETPAAESGQFDIRRQQFRAWRGARPFWAGLFVLLGGFPIMYFPYAHLQLGHLTLAMATTAGAGSLIIGVLLVVLGVSLWFQKHVRTFAGVAAILLALVSLPVSNFGGFVFGFLFALIGGAMAVAWAPGEPAVPEPGAGEAVPGAGGTPGSVPLPGQGTDGVYEPNDLSGTSPANGANGRHSAG, from the coding sequence ATGAGCGCCGAGACCCCTGCCGCCGAATCCGGCCAGTTCGACATCCGGAGGCAGCAGTTCCGCGCCTGGCGGGGCGCGCGGCCGTTCTGGGCAGGTCTGTTCGTCTTGCTCGGCGGCTTTCCGATCATGTACTTCCCGTACGCCCACCTCCAGCTGGGACACCTGACGCTGGCGATGGCGACCACCGCGGGGGCGGGATCCCTGATCATCGGTGTGCTGCTCGTCGTGCTGGGGGTCAGCCTCTGGTTCCAGAAGCATGTGCGGACCTTCGCGGGAGTCGCCGCGATCCTGCTGGCACTGGTGTCCCTGCCCGTGTCCAACTTCGGCGGATTCGTCTTCGGCTTCCTGTTCGCCCTCATCGGCGGAGCGATGGCCGTGGCGTGGGCGCCGGGCGAGCCCGCCGTACCGGAGCCGGGGGCCGGTGAGGCCGTCCCGGGCGCGGGCGGCACACCCGGGTCCGTGCCGCTGCCCGGCCAGGGCACCGACGGTGTGTACGAGCCGAACGACCTGTCAGGAACGAGCCCGGCCAACGGGGCGAACGGGAGGCACAGTGCCGGCTGA
- a CDS encoding DUF6230 family protein, with amino-acid sequence MESQVRGGTRWKRFAVVMVPSVAATACIGVALAQGALAASFSVSGQSFKVTADKLVGQGFEQYGALDNGYTLSGDQTTHPVAVSAFKSAQITNMCQSVVTPNIPVLGSVSLVLKAGADKPVEADQLYIDVDDLNADATFNNIDIGVAAKDAAKGPGMKGGKEQSNPFGFAQQADSATLTGVKQTAWATTAGTFKLSGLHMSVQAGTHECY; translated from the coding sequence ATGGAGTCCCAGGTGCGTGGCGGGACCAGATGGAAGCGGTTCGCTGTGGTCATGGTGCCCAGCGTCGCCGCCACGGCGTGTATAGGCGTCGCCCTCGCTCAGGGTGCGCTGGCCGCGTCGTTCAGCGTGTCGGGTCAGTCGTTCAAGGTGACCGCCGACAAGCTGGTCGGTCAGGGCTTCGAGCAGTACGGCGCGCTCGACAACGGCTACACCCTCAGTGGTGACCAGACGACCCACCCGGTCGCGGTCTCGGCCTTCAAGTCGGCCCAGATCACGAACATGTGCCAGTCGGTCGTCACGCCGAACATCCCGGTGCTCGGCTCCGTCAGCCTCGTGCTGAAGGCGGGTGCGGACAAGCCGGTCGAGGCCGACCAGCTGTACATCGACGTCGACGACCTGAACGCCGACGCCACCTTCAACAACATCGACATCGGTGTTGCCGCCAAGGACGCCGCCAAGGGTCCGGGCATGAAGGGCGGCAAGGAGCAGTCCAACCCGTTCGGCTTCGCGCAGCAGGCCGACTCGGCCACGCTGACCGGTGTGAAGCAGACGGCGTGGGCGACCACGGCCGGCACCTTCAAGCTCAGTGGTCTGCACATGTCCGTGCAGGCGGGCACGCACGAGTGCTACTAG
- a CDS encoding tetratricopeptide repeat protein, which yields MQPRNMSMSGVVDLAAVKAAQEAKAKAEQARAEAARQGGTGAVSPADLVIDVDEAGFEREVLQRSAEVPVVIDFWAEWCQPCKQLSPVLERLAVEYAGRFLLAKIDVDANQMLMQQFGVQGIPAVFAVVAGQALPLFQGTAAEEQIRGTLDQLVQVAEERFGLTGLTVDPDAQPGGAGAGAEAPVGPYESLLNAAAQALDAGDLDGAVTAYRNVLADDPAHPEAKLGLAQAELLRRVQGMDPQKVRREAAERPQDADAQIAAADLDLVGGHVEDAFGRLTETVRRTAGDDRDAVRRRLLELFEVVGSEDPRVIGARRALARALF from the coding sequence ATGCAGCCACGGAACATGTCCATGAGCGGCGTGGTCGACCTCGCCGCGGTGAAGGCGGCCCAGGAGGCCAAGGCCAAGGCCGAGCAGGCGCGCGCCGAAGCGGCCCGGCAGGGCGGCACGGGTGCCGTCTCCCCGGCCGATCTCGTCATCGACGTCGATGAGGCGGGCTTCGAGCGCGAGGTTCTCCAGCGCTCCGCCGAGGTGCCCGTCGTCATCGACTTCTGGGCCGAGTGGTGTCAGCCCTGCAAGCAGCTGAGCCCGGTCCTGGAGCGACTGGCCGTCGAGTACGCCGGCCGCTTCCTCCTCGCCAAGATCGACGTCGACGCCAACCAGATGTTGATGCAGCAGTTCGGGGTGCAGGGCATCCCGGCGGTGTTCGCCGTCGTGGCGGGCCAGGCCCTGCCCCTGTTCCAGGGGACGGCCGCCGAGGAGCAGATCCGCGGGACCCTCGACCAGCTGGTGCAGGTCGCCGAGGAGCGCTTCGGTCTGACCGGCCTGACCGTCGACCCGGACGCGCAGCCGGGCGGCGCCGGCGCGGGCGCCGAGGCCCCGGTCGGCCCGTACGAGTCGCTCCTGAACGCGGCCGCCCAGGCCCTGGACGCCGGCGACCTGGACGGCGCGGTCACCGCCTACCGGAACGTGCTGGCCGACGACCCGGCCCACCCCGAGGCCAAACTCGGTCTCGCGCAGGCCGAGTTGCTGCGCCGGGTGCAGGGTATGGATCCGCAGAAGGTGCGCCGGGAGGCGGCCGAGCGGCCCCAGGACGCGGACGCGCAGATCGCCGCCGCGGACCTGGATCTGGTGGGCGGTCATGTCGAGGACGCCTTCGGGCGGTTGACCGAGACCGTGCGGCGCACGGCGGGTGACGACCGGGACGCGGTGCGACGCCGGCTCCTGGAACTGTTCGAGGTCGTGGGCTCCGAGGACCCCCGGGTGATCGGTGCTCGCAGGGCGCTCGCGCGGGCGCTTTTCTGA
- a CDS encoding TetR/AcrR family transcriptional regulator, with translation MQSRTPASRPGRPRSAAADAAILAATREALVELGWSKLTLQDVAMRAGVAKTTLYRRWAGKNELVVDAVAELFDELRLPDAGSLAADIEGVVVQFAALLDRPECRSGLMAVVAESTRDEPLRERIRASVVERQKRLVVEGRSRAQARGELPPESDPEETARTIDLTFDMVAGAVVHRTLVSGKPADAPWIRSFIRVLLLGLSAPA, from the coding sequence ATGCAGAGCCGCACCCCCGCCAGCCGTCCCGGGCGTCCGCGCAGCGCCGCCGCGGACGCCGCGATCCTGGCCGCGACCCGGGAGGCGCTGGTGGAGCTGGGCTGGTCCAAGCTCACGCTCCAGGACGTGGCGATGCGCGCGGGGGTCGCGAAGACCACGCTGTACCGCCGCTGGGCCGGCAAGAACGAGCTGGTCGTCGACGCGGTCGCGGAACTCTTCGACGAGCTGCGGCTGCCGGACGCGGGCAGCCTGGCCGCCGACATCGAGGGCGTGGTCGTCCAGTTCGCGGCGCTCCTGGACCGCCCCGAGTGCCGCAGCGGGCTGATGGCGGTGGTCGCCGAGTCGACCCGCGACGAGCCCCTGCGCGAACGCATCCGCGCCTCGGTCGTGGAACGCCAGAAACGCCTGGTGGTCGAGGGCCGCTCACGCGCCCAGGCCCGCGGCGAACTCCCCCCGGAATCCGACCCCGAGGAAACCGCCCGCACCATCGACCTGACCTTCGACATGGTCGCCGGCGCCGTCGTCCACCGCACCCTGGTCAGCGGCAAACCAGCCGACGCCCCCTGGATCCGAAGCTTCATCAGAGTCCTGCTGCTGGGCCTGTCGGCCCCGGCGTAA
- a CDS encoding methylmalonyl-CoA mutase, whose amino-acid sequence MDAHAIEEGRRRWQARYDAARKRDADFSTLSGDPVEPVYGPRPGDTYEGFERIGWPGEYPFTRGLYATGYRGRAWTIRQFAGFGSAEQTNERYKMILAAGGGGLSVAFDMPTLMGRDSDDPCSLGEVGHCGVAIDSAADMEVLFRDIPLGEVTTSMTISGPAVPVFCMYLVAAERQGVDPSVLNGTLQTDIFKEYIAQKEWLFRPEPHLRLIGDLMEYCAAGIPAYKPLSVSGYHIREAGATAAQELAYTLADGFGYVELGMSRGLDVDVFAPGLSFFFDAHVDFFEEIAKFRAARRIWARWLRDVYGARSEKAQWLRFHTQTAGVSLTAQQPYNNVVRTAVEALAAVLGGTNSLHTNALDETLALPSERAAEIALRTQQVLMEETGIASVADPLGGSWYVEQLTDRIEADAEKIFERIRERGLAARPDGRHPIGPMTSGILRGIEDGWFTGEIAESAFRYQQALEKGEKKVVGVNAHTGSVTGELEILRVGHEVERAQVRLLGERRAARDETAVRASLTTLLAAARDGSDMIEPMLSAARAEATLGEICGVLRDEWGAYTEPAGF is encoded by the coding sequence ATGGACGCTCACGCCATCGAGGAGGGCCGCCGGCGCTGGCAGGCCCGATACGACGCCGCGCGCAAGCGTGACGCCGACTTCTCCACGCTCTCCGGGGACCCGGTGGAGCCGGTGTACGGGCCGCGGCCCGGGGACACGTACGAGGGATTCGAGCGGATCGGCTGGCCGGGGGAGTACCCGTTCACCCGGGGCCTGTACGCGACCGGCTACCGGGGGCGCGCCTGGACCATCCGGCAGTTCGCCGGGTTCGGCAGCGCCGAGCAGACCAACGAGCGCTACAAGATGATCCTCGCGGCGGGCGGCGGCGGGCTGTCCGTGGCGTTCGACATGCCCACGCTGATGGGCCGGGACTCGGACGATCCTTGCTCGCTCGGCGAGGTCGGGCACTGCGGGGTCGCGATCGACTCGGCCGCCGACATGGAGGTCCTGTTCCGGGACATCCCGCTCGGCGAGGTCACCACCTCGATGACGATCAGCGGGCCCGCCGTGCCCGTGTTCTGCATGTACCTGGTCGCGGCCGAGCGGCAGGGCGTGGATCCCTCGGTCCTCAACGGCACGCTCCAGACGGACATCTTCAAGGAGTACATCGCCCAGAAGGAGTGGCTCTTCCGGCCGGAGCCGCATCTGCGGCTGATCGGCGACCTCATGGAGTACTGCGCGGCCGGCATCCCCGCCTACAAGCCGCTGTCGGTCTCCGGGTACCACATCCGGGAGGCGGGGGCGACGGCCGCGCAGGAGCTGGCGTACACGCTCGCGGACGGGTTCGGGTACGTCGAGCTGGGGATGAGCCGGGGCCTGGACGTCGATGTGTTCGCGCCCGGCCTGTCGTTCTTCTTCGACGCCCATGTGGATTTCTTCGAGGAGATCGCCAAGTTCCGTGCGGCGCGGCGGATCTGGGCGCGGTGGCTGCGGGACGTGTACGGGGCGCGGAGCGAGAAGGCGCAGTGGCTGCGGTTCCACACACAGACCGCCGGGGTCTCGCTGACCGCGCAGCAGCCGTACAACAACGTGGTGCGCACGGCGGTGGAGGCGCTGGCCGCGGTGCTCGGCGGGACGAACTCGCTGCACACCAACGCCCTGGACGAGACGCTGGCGCTGCCCAGTGAGCGGGCGGCGGAGATCGCGCTGCGCACCCAGCAGGTGCTGATGGAGGAGACCGGAATCGCGTCGGTGGCGGATCCGCTGGGGGGCTCCTGGTACGTCGAGCAGCTGACCGACCGGATCGAGGCGGACGCGGAGAAGATCTTCGAGCGGATCAGGGAGCGGGGGCTGGCGGCCCGTCCGGACGGGCGGCATCCCATCGGGCCGATGACCTCCGGGATCCTGCGGGGGATCGAGGACGGCTGGTTCACCGGGGAGATCGCCGAGTCCGCCTTCCGCTACCAGCAGGCCCTGGAGAAGGGCGAGAAGAAGGTGGTGGGCGTCAACGCGCACACCGGTTCCGTCACCGGCGAACTGGAGATCCTGCGCGTCGGCCACGAGGTGGAACGGGCCCAGGTCCGACTCCTCGGTGAGCGCAGGGCGGCCCGCGACGAGACCGCCGTACGCGCCTCCCTCACCACCCTCCTCGCCGCCGCCCGCGACGGCTCCGACATGATCGAACCGATGCTCTCCGCGGCCCGCGCCGAGGCGACCCTGGGCGAGATCTGCGGGGTGCTGCGCGACGAATGGGGCGCGTACACGGAACCGGCGGGGTTCTGA
- a CDS encoding DUF3817 domain-containing protein, producing the protein MKKSVLTRYRVMAYTTGVLLVLLCLSMIAKYGLDISGAADVTRAVAIAHGWLYVVYLVFAFDLGSKAKWPVGKQLWVLLAGTIPTAAFFVERKISRELDGKIAGRTPAVAEA; encoded by the coding sequence ATGAAGAAAAGCGTGCTGACCCGCTACCGCGTCATGGCCTACACCACCGGTGTCCTGCTGGTGCTCCTGTGCCTGAGCATGATCGCGAAGTACGGGCTGGACATCAGCGGCGCGGCCGACGTGACCCGTGCCGTCGCCATCGCCCACGGCTGGCTGTACGTGGTCTACCTGGTCTTCGCCTTCGACCTGGGCTCCAAGGCGAAGTGGCCGGTCGGCAAGCAGCTGTGGGTGCTGCTCGCGGGCACCATCCCGACCGCCGCGTTCTTCGTGGAGCGGAAGATCAGCCGGGAGCTGGACGGCAAGATCGCCGGCCGTACCCCGGCCGTCGCCGAGGCGTAG
- a CDS encoding MarR family winged helix-turn-helix transcriptional regulator translates to MPKPLSLPFDPIARADELWQQRWGNVPSMAAITSIMRAQQILLAEVDAVVKPYGLTFARYEALVLLTFSKAGELPMSKIGERLMVHPTSVTNTVDRLVKSGLVAKRPNPDDGRGTLAVITDKGREVVDAASRDLMAMDFGLGAYDAEECREIFAMFRPLRVAALDFDEG, encoded by the coding sequence GTGCCGAAGCCTCTCAGCCTCCCGTTCGACCCCATCGCCCGCGCCGACGAGCTGTGGCAGCAGCGCTGGGGCAACGTGCCGTCCATGGCCGCGATCACCTCGATCATGCGCGCCCAGCAGATCCTGCTCGCCGAGGTGGACGCGGTGGTCAAGCCGTACGGGCTGACGTTCGCCCGCTACGAGGCGCTGGTGCTGCTCACCTTCTCCAAGGCCGGCGAGCTGCCGATGTCCAAGATCGGCGAGCGGCTCATGGTGCATCCCACGTCCGTGACGAACACCGTCGACCGGCTGGTGAAGTCGGGCCTGGTCGCCAAGCGGCCCAACCCCGACGACGGGCGCGGCACCCTCGCCGTGATCACCGACAAGGGCCGCGAGGTGGTCGACGCGGCCTCCCGCGATCTCATGGCGATGGACTTCGGTCTCGGCGCGTACGACGCGGAGGAGTGCCGGGAGATCTTCGCGATGTTCCGCCCGCTGCGGGTCGCGGCGCTGGACTTCGACGAGGGGTGA